A window of Nicotiana tabacum cultivar K326 chromosome 24, ASM71507v2, whole genome shotgun sequence contains these coding sequences:
- the LOC107779545 gene encoding uncharacterized protein LOC107779545, giving the protein MVETSTNHSRTILKNKQKVEIIKTGRAPCCDKENVKRGPWSPEEDAKLKEYIDKYGTGGNWIALPQKAGLRRCGKSCRLRWLNYLRPNIKHGEFSDEDDKVICSLYAKIGSRWSIIAAQLPGRTGNDIKNYWNTKLKKKLMPLVSSPQQIRPIHQTTCHSSISPLQANSSLVSSLYSSISPALSLATTAHKYTSSHFYPTSTATNFPGYETNIISTQSSSFLSTCSCSSGGEKLVSYLNDGVDEKQNSSKFSITNGSTNKYAEEKPSGKGCYEEENQLECSLEEIKQLISTTSIYNNYTNFFLDENRTE; this is encoded by the exons ATGGTTGAAACTTCAACTAATCACTCAAGA ACCATATTAAAAAACAAGCAGAAAGTAGAAATCATCAAGACGGGGAGAGCTCCTTGTTGTGACAAAGAAAATGTGAAAAGAGGGCCATGGTCTCCTGAAGAAGATGCAAAACTAAAAGAGTATATAGACAAATATGGTACTGGTGGAAACTGGATTGCTCTTCCACAAAAAGCTG GGCTGAGAAGATGTGGAAAGAGCTGCAGATTGAGATGGTTAAACTATCTTAGACCCAACATTAAACATGGAGAGTTTTCAGATGAAGACGACAAAGTAATTTGCAGCCTTTATGCTAAGATTGGAAGCAG ATGGTCAATAATAGCTGCTCAGCTACCAGGCAGGACAGGCAATGATATCAAGAACTACTGGAATACCAAGCTCAAGAAGAAACTCATGCCTCTTGTCTCTTCACCTCAACAAATTAGGCCAATTCACCAAACTACATGTCATTCATCAATTTCACCTCTTCAAGCTAATTCATCCCTAGTTTCATCACTATATTCTTCTATATCACCAGCTCTTTCATTAGCAACAACAGCTCATAAATATACAAGTAGCCATTTTTATCCCACTTCAACAGCTACAAATTTCCCAGGCTATGAAACCAATATTATATCTACCCAATCAAGCAGTTTCTTGAGTACTTGTAGTTGTTCAAGTGGAGGTGAAAAATTGGTTAGCTATTTAAATGATGGGGTAGATGAGAAACAGAATAGTTCTAAGTTCTCAATTACAAATGGTAGTACTAATAAATATGCTGAAGAAAAGCCAAGTGGAAAGGGTTGTTATGAAGAGGAAAATCAATTAGAGTGTAGTTTGGAGGAGATTAAGCAGCTAATTAGCACTACTAGCATTTATAACAACTACACCAACTTCTTTCTTGATGAAAATAGGACAGAATAA
- the LOC107779542 gene encoding uncharacterized protein LOC107779542 → MSEIAVVCFTSVYSIPLLKEPPCSSGSSSLPYRKPPLFSSQSSIRSIRFVAKASGSGGFFGGDALGPYPWESSDSDDPSVQWVQEEKITLFTADGLIQIGGNMVPRQMSSFDKKQGKLKASPRFQRFRESSYMDPNQGLCLGALFDIAATNGLDMGRKLCIIGFCRSIEMLSDVVEDTVLEHGGEIVSAEKAIKGDLQEKLTMTVAVPLLWGVPPASETIRLAVRNGGGIVDKVYWRWDFL, encoded by the exons ATGTCGGAGATCGCAGTTGTCTGTTTCACCTCCGTCTATTCTATTCCTCTCCTAAAAGAACCCCCGTGTTCCTCCGGTTCATCATCTTTGCCTTATCGTAAACCGCCGCTTTTCTCGAGTCAATCGTCGATCCGCTCCATCCGGTTCGTCGCGAAGGCGTCCGGTTCAGGCGGTTTCTTTGGCGGTGATGCACTTGGACCTTATCCTTGGGAATCTTCTGACTCTGATGATCCTT CTGTGCAGTGGGTACAGGAGGAGAAAATCACACTGTTCACTGCTGATGGACTGATTCAAATTGGGGGCAACATGGTCCCGCGACAAATGTCTTCCTTTGAT AAGAAGCAGGGAAAATTGAAAGCATCTCCAAGATTTCAACGATTTCGCGAGAGCAGTTACATGGATCCAAATCAAGGCCTCTGTTTGGGTGCTCTCTTTGACATCGCAGCAACTAAT GGCCTTGACATGGGCAGGAAACTCTGCATAATTGGTTTTTGCCGTTCTATAGAGATGTTGAGTGACGTTGTGGAAGACACTGTTCTGGAGCACGGTGGTGAG ATTGTCTCTGCGGAGAAAGCCATCAAGGGTGATTTGCAGGAAAAGCTAACCATGACTGTCGCAGTGCCGCTACTTTGGGGGGTTCCTCCTGCATCTGAAACAATCCGCCTTGCAGTTCGAAATGGTGGAGGCATTGTAGATAAAGTTTACTGGCGATGGGACTTCCTGTAG
- the LOC107779543 gene encoding uncharacterized protein LOC107779543 → MGGKCPHRSVKKRRYSHKQFRRTKFLVKGDDAVFDELKRPEGERKPLPVDEDLPGMGQYYCFHCDRYFANVTVRDEHFKTKKHRKRVKLMMGPAPHTQLDAELAAGMGMPDNGPKLMSMS, encoded by the exons ATGGGGGGAAAGTGTCCTCACCGGAGCGTGAAGAAGCGACGGTACTCCCATAAACAATTTCGCCGCACCAAATTCCTTGTGAAAGGCGACGATGCCGTTTTTGATGAGCTCAAACGGCCGGAAGGGGAGCGAAAACCATTGCCCGTCGACGAAGATCTTCCCGGCATGGGACAATATTACTGTTTCCATTGCGA TCGTTATTTTGCAAATGTTACGGTGAGAGACGAACATTTCAAGACCAAAAAGCACAGGAAGCG AGTGAAGCTAATGATGGGCCCTGCACCACACACACAACTGGATGCTGAATTGGCAGCTGGAATGGGCATGCCAGATAATGGTCCGAAGTTAATGTCAATGAGTTGA